The DNA segment AGTTAAAGAAACTTCAACCTTGTCTACTTCATCACCGTCGAGAGGCATAGATGACACACCCATATCACCTTCTCTGAAATCATCCATCAAAGTTAGTCCAACTACTGATGAGGTTGGAAGTGAAAGTAGCAAAGAttcagaagaagaaaacaaaaaggatGCAGCTAAGATCAGGAATGTAGATAATGTCATTAATAAGGATTCTGATGAAGAAGGGCTGAAGAGCATTATAAATTTTTTCAAGGAAAGAATTCCTGGTTTCAATGTTAATTTAGCAAACAACTCTGTCCAAGAGGAAATTAAGATGGATGCAGAATCGTCAGAGCAGTTGGTGCAGGAAGATGATGAGAAGGATGGGTCTCCTGAATATTCCATTAATGATGACAGTAAATCAGAAAATAGTCAGGGAGAGATGCTTCCCGATGGTGAGGATGCTGACTTAGCCAATAAAAGTAAAGATATGGCTGTGAAGCTTTTTGTTGGTGGAGTTCTTCATAACAAAGATGATTCCATGACAAAGTCATATAAACGTATTCCTGCAGAAATGAAAGATGTGGAGAAGGGCTCATTCACATTGTATCTTCTTGGGCAAAGTTCTGATCCACATATTGTAGAAAGAAAGCCTGAAAAAATCAGGGTTGCTGCTGTTGCTACTCAATCAGCCTCAGATCTTATGCCTCCCGATGTTGCAAATGCATTCTTCAGTTCGGACAAAGCAATTTCAAAGGTTGGAAATATGTTTTCTTCTAAGGATAATGATTTCCTATTTCCTTGGAATTCATCAAAGAGTTGCTTATCTGACTTGGCACAAATTTCATTACCAAGTTTGGTAATGGCTAATgttgattttttttcccttttgatTTCACATTATTGATACTTGTGTTTTTACTTTTTAGAGTTATACATCTATTTGTAATATTGTCGGTTATAACATCTGAAAAGTCACATTCATACTACTAATACTATATATGAGGTGTTGAAAAATTGTCTGAAGAAGGTTCCTCTATGGCAATAGGTTTACGTGAAAGCGGTCACTCCTAAATTCAGGGAGTCTCTAGATAGTGTGTAACAGCGATAGTTCTACAGAGGTTCTGACTTATACTTGTTATTTTTATTAGGCAATTCCTTTTTCTAAGCGTTAAATTGTTGAATCAGAATGCATAGTATTTTTTTAGTTATTTCTTTCGTTCTTAAATAATTGATTAATACATTTCTAAAGGTTAATATCTAAGAGAATGCTGTCTTTTTGCTGTCCTTTTATGCTGATCACCACATGTCAGCCTGGATATAAATGAAGCCTTTAGGGTGAAATGTTTTCTGATGATGCAAAACTCATTGTCGTTATAACTGAATTCTATATGAGAAAAAAGGTCATATCTCTGATAGCTGCTTTTATATCCAGGCTGTTGTCTAAATGGCTTTTGGCCTTGTTTCAGTTCATTGTTTTCTGCTTACTACATCTCAATTTACATATATGACTATCAATTTTCCTTATTTTCCGGTCTATTTTTCCAAATGCTTGACTTGTATTTCTCTAACGTGAGCTTCCTTTGGTTCAAATGAATTGTTTACTTCTTGGTAGAAACTATTACTAATTTTTTGATATGTACTACATGATGTGATTGTAATTTGTGGCAACTTAAAGTTTGGAATGGATTTTTGTTGTACATGTTTTTAAAAGACTAGACACTTCTTTAAATTCAACTGTGTGACGATCATTTTAGCTGCTTGGGATCCAGCTGATAAGGAATATGGATACTGGTGGTTCATTATTTTGTATGGGCCTTGTGAAGCGACTTGGGAATTATTTGTAGTTAGTTCTGTTGCTAGTTGGAGTGAACCAAACATGCTTGCTGTGTGTCTCTTGCCAACATGGAAGGTACTGCTACGAAGCATAGGGCATGCCACTTAGCAAATTTGTGCACTTACAAGTTGCTGTGGTGTAAGCATAGCACAGGCACCATGTTATCAGAGCACATTGTTTTATGTTTTTTATATTCTCCTCTGTTCCAACTTCCATGGACATATGATGTTTTGGAAGTGTGCTTTCGACTGCATATTTAAGTGATGTATGTCTGTATTGTGTGTTTCTTGACCAACTGAAAGCACATTTCAATATTTTTTAGGTCTCTGAAGAAGTTCGTGAGGTTATCAAGCTTGCAATTAGCCACGCTCAGAGAAGAAATAAACTTTCAAAAACTACTGTTTTTAATCGAATCATTACTGACAATAAAAGCTTGGATCCTTTTGATGGTAAGTTTTTCAATGCTGGGTAATTTTTCTGTAGAGTATGTCATGACCATTGTTCTCTTCCATGCAGGCTTGTATGTGGGTGCTTTTGGTCCCTATGGTGTTGAGGTGGTACAGATACAGCGCAAATATGGTCATTGGAATGGTACTGATGAATTGGGTTCTGACATAGAGTTCTTTGAGTATGTTGAAGCAGTAAAATTGACTGGGGATCTAAATGTTCCAGCTGGCCAGGCATGTAGTTTGCTATCTGATGCTTTTTCAGCCTTCTTTCTACAGTTAGGTTTGTTTCTGATTTTTTCTTGTGAACAGGTGACTTTTCGTGCTAAAATTGGGAAGGGAAATCGTCGATCCAATCGTGGGATGTATCCAGAGGAGCTTGGTGTGGTAATTGTCTCTTGATAATCTCCTAATCAGTATCTGTGCTTTAGGAAGCAGTAAAAGATTGGCAATGTTTTCAGCAATAATAGCCTTTGCCACATTGGTGATTTATTTGATTGAATCTTCTCAAAGTAATTTTACAATTCGTAAGAACACGAAAACTGTtaaaaccaaggattgaaataccgtaccgtaccggtgtttcgagcttGGCTCAGTATGGTACAGTaccatgtaccgagcggtatgccaaGGCGTACCGAGCAAtatacctaatttaggtgtaaaatcctCCGAATTAATCAATAGTATCTAATTAGATAC comes from the Musa acuminata AAA Group cultivar baxijiao chromosome BXJ1-10, Cavendish_Baxijiao_AAA, whole genome shotgun sequence genome and includes:
- the LOC135595961 gene encoding protein EXECUTER 2, chloroplastic-like isoform X1 — its product is MSLTNSWAAAAPPPPGPLLRPPKLEPSSGELRFLSLAAPSPRRPALRRNRGPPALSCQRGDFASNNTTSGGGGGICSDWDWNRWNQHFSETDQAESFSSLLKFQLEEAVEREDFLEAAKLKAAIAEATSKDTVAEVMSELKYAIEEERYHDASRLCMLSGSGLVGWWAGWAKDSGDPFGRIVRITPAVGRYIAKSYSPRQLLSGSSGTPLFEIFLVKDDDGKFLTQVVALQPVKETSTLSTSSPSRGIDDTPISPSLKSSIKVSPTTDEVGSESSKDSEEENKKDAAKIRNVDNVINKDSDEEGLKSIINFFKERIPGFNVNLANNSVQEEIKMDAESSEQLVQEDDEKDGSPEYSINDDSKSENSQGEMLPDGEDADLANKSKDMAVKLFVGGVLHNKDDSMTKSYKRIPAEMKDVEKGSFTLYLLGQSSDPHIVERKPEKIRVAAVATQSASDLMPPDVANAFFSSDKAISKVSEEVREVIKLAISHAQRRNKLSKTTVFNRIITDNKSLDPFDGLYVGAFGPYGVEVVQIQRKYGHWNGTDELGSDIEFFEYVEAVKLTGDLNVPAGQVTFRAKIGKGNRRSNRGMYPEELGVVASYKGQGRIAEPGFKNPQWVDGELLQFNGKGLGPYVRGTELGFLYVVPEQKFLVLFERLKLPD
- the LOC135595961 gene encoding protein EXECUTER 2, chloroplastic-like isoform X2: MSLTNSWAAAAPPPPGPLLRPPKLEPSSGELRFLSLAAPSPRRPALRRNRGPPALSCQRGDFASNNTTSGGGGGICSDWDWNRWNQHFSETDQAESFSSLLKFQLEEAVEREDFLEAAKLKAAIAEATSKDTVAEVMSELKYAIEEERYHDASRLCMLSGSGLVGWWAGWAKDSGDPFGRIVRITPAVGRYIAKSYSPRQLLSGSSGTPLFEIFLVKDDDGKFLTQVVALQPVKETSTLSTSSPSRGIDDTPISPSLKSSIKVSPTTDEVGSESSKDSEEENKKDAAKIRNVDNVINKDSDEEGLKSIINFFKERIPGFNVNLANNSVQEEIKMDAESSEQLVQEDDEKDGSPEYSINDDSKSENSQGEMLPDGEDADLANKSKDMAVKLFVGGVLHNKDDSMTKSYKRIPAEMKDVEKGSFTLYLLGQSSDPHIVERKPEKIRVAAVATQSASDLMPPDVANAFFSSDKAISKVSEEVREVIKLAISHAQRRNKLSKTTVFNRIITDNKSLDPFDGLYVGAFGPYGVEVVQIQRKYGHWNGTDELGSDIEFFEYVEAVKLTGDLNVPAGQVTFRAKIGKGNRRSNRGMYPEELGVGLGPYVRGTELGFLYVVPEQKFLVLFERLKLPD